A stretch of Komagataella phaffii GS115 chromosome 2, complete sequence DNA encodes these proteins:
- a CDS encoding Protein required for assembly of cytochrome c oxidase gives MVASCKDQLKQVAICLQRSPCVMIERNTPKDCITDPVKAKDLPELCKAQLSTFLECKRGIVDMRKRIRGNAPLSTGKYDEQYEKLSTGDFDPREEMQKLDSLNTHNER, from the exons ATGGTAGCAAG TTGCAAAGATCAGTTGAAGCAGGTTGCCATATGCCTTCAGAGGTCTCCATGTGTGATGATTGAGAGGAATACTCCAAAAGATTGCATTACAGACCCTGTCAAGGCAAAAGATCTACCAGAACTTTGCAAAGCCCAATTGTCAACCTTTTTAGAATGCAAGAGAGGTATTGTTGACATGCGGAAGCGGATAAGGGGAAATGCACCGTTAAGTACTGGAAAGTACGATGAACAATACGAGAAGCTTAGCACTGGTGATTTTGATCCAAGGGAAGAAATGCAAAAATTGGACAGTTTGAACACTCATAATGAAAGATAG
- a CDS encoding Subunit of the RAVE complex (Rav1p, Rav2p, Skp1p), which promotes assembly of the V-ATPase holoenzym produces MNFLPGEPNRSIEAVRSCNWNDVPIISYCSGNNLIILTNNCARVQTIYLDKDPYSVDINKLNGKIAITLDNELHIYKPVISNYFQYKRSKNLADLRIEYQHELTVTNDEDSSRINSICWSDHIDPTDDEDSSNRFLDLPDDLNTETSCEIVVGSMESLTLWRLYYKNKRDHAHMTISARKLWFKVQPSPIYLCKVSPSSDLIVSCGIYDSFIKVWFRVSYGIVKSEFDLTYLNNQVHVSQLRWKQEVTEASSNRDHMHTLYSIGVDSKMRVWSIFEIDGIHSFYYSGSVDFKAEDEPSFILNIDGSITKRMIADLKRKKKQVSELLLEEDLELCMVIYSSGKAELYSMEHLNSLPARPLSIEKLPIINGGILKFGENCLPKPFLLIYFQELTISSDNNLKLVLHDLNKSTIRDVSLGNDFLLDVARSTDQPTSHTEKETLVPVGKLDHKFTGHMKSIRRLIRSIDGSSVLSITRFNESYLWYPIRLSNGVTLSKKCTIRANIVVAVILAKSDIVIGISAGEISVWSTALVPTKTATKLTSLPIDEDLTPVSFFLLPEFNRGNKNLFHIIAIYDVNNVKCWKFDLSSKELSKITIANIPFSSPNNSEIHLIQQIDPVGHSNRFTRTPKDILSIVDKDGYVNIFGIKFEEGRYHWIRKFFFHSNTPNMTYIKGSSLHKVAIVNSSKKVLSIWDCKRKFLEYQETFSEDLEIKDIDWTCTDYSQSILAIGFNKHVLLFTQLRYDYTNETPSYKPIKNIDLSSMTTHDIGDSVWLEDGTIAIGCSNQFYVCDKSLDMNDAVTQDLIGSYNDAHVEDIFELCAFVNGPLPLYHPQFVIQSFFWGKYTFVEKLLVQMYNKLRELDLNPELDASIELSRNFGSEKISDYVRDQENFSTDNTPQVSRTPSAVFDQNDLGEATRLKPDVSKVLLSKLVKYRLPFLTGHQQITLASTIEILTDILEKYQDVLDPNGLRFFLGYKLFLLNSTKVNQVYDSITMRDVNFALHSDNKDVLLNMILDQQTNSKNKLTWKLARKIQTFYSIDNDGKRDPSTCSIFYLALRKKQILIGLWKNSIGHPEQSKMLRFLSQNFKEQRWKSAALKNAFVLMSKHRYLDAAIFFLLGDSLKDCVNVLVKKLEDVPLAIAVARVYEGNDHGPVLKELLTNTILVSSAVKGDRWTTSWVFWKLSDRNRSIQALIKNCSELIEDDQILSEISKSQRSVTIKDTIIERVMDDPVMMIVYDGLRKKHIDYFKGLTNINPRLEFEFILRVVAIYERMGCDLISLYIVKNFNFMKRTEIITHIIEKDQKVIKNGNTTHVDNGHAQLEQATKNGNVEVSPKIEENNSAISSTSSDHTRRKSVGFSKKLQPPPTEFQEPDMSSFNFGF; encoded by the exons ATGAATTTTCTGCCAGGAGAACCTAATAGGTCAATAGAAGCTGTCAGAAGCTGCAATTGGAATGATGTGCCCATAATTAGCTACTGTTCAGGAAACAATCTAATCATTTTAACCAACAATTGCGCACGAGTTCAAACGATCTATCTAGACAAAGACCCCTATAGTGTGGATATTAACAAGCTAAATGGAAAGATTGCGATCACTTTGGACAATGAATTACACATATACAAACCTGTGATCAGCAATTATTTTCAGTAtaaaagatcaaagaatctGGCAGATCTTCGTATTGAGTATCAGCATGAACTGACAGTGACTAACGACGAAGACTCCTCGAGGATCAATAGCATATGTTGGAGTGACCACATTGACCCaactgatgatgaggacAGTTCGAATCGATTTCTTGATTTACCAGATGATCTGAACACGGAAACAAGCTGTGAAATTGTTGTCGGATCGATGGAGAGCCTTACTCTGTGGAGATTGTACTATAAAAATAAGAGGGATCACGCCCACATGACGATTTCCGCTAGGAAGCTATGGTTTAAAGTTCAGCCGTCTCCTATCTACCTTTGTAAAGTATCTCCAAGTTCTGATTTGATTGTCAGCTGTGGTATTTATGATAGCTTCATCAAGGTCTGGTTCAGAGTTTCCTACGGAATTGTGAAATCTGAATTTGATTTAACGTATTTGAACAACCAAGTACATGTTAGTCAATTACGCTGGAAACAGGAAGTCACTGAAGCATCGAGTAACCGTGACCATATGCACACATTATACTCCATTGGTGTAGATTCCAAAATGAGAGTCTGGTCTATTTTTGAGATCGATGGTATTCACAGCTTCTACTACTCTGGTTCGGTTGATTTCAAAGCCGAAGATGAACCCAGTTTTATTTTAAACATTGATGGTTCCATTACGAAACGAATGATTGCCGACctcaagagaaagaaaaagcagGTGAGTGAGTTGCTCCTGGAAGAAGATCTGGAGCTATGCATGGTCATTTATAGTAGCGGGAAAGCCGAGCTTTACTCTATGGAACATTTAAACTCTTTACCTGCTCGCCCTTTATCCATTGAAAAGTTACCTATTATAAACGGAGGGATACTGAAATTTGGCGAAAACTGTCTACCCAAACCCTTCCTCCTCATCTACTTCCAAGAGCTTACTATTTCTTCAGATAACAATCTCAAACTAGTGCTGCATGACTTGAATAAATCTACTATAAGAGACGTCTCTTTAGGcaatgattttcttttggacGTTGCAAGATCAACAGACCAGCCTACATCACacactgaaaaagaaaccCTAGTTCCAGTTGGAAAGCTGGATCATAAGTTTACAGGGCATATGAAGTCCATTCGGCGTTTGATACGCTCAATTGATGGTTCGTCTGTTCTTTCAATCACCAGGTTTAATGAGAGTTATCTTTGGTATCCCATTCGCCTTTCCAATGGTGTTACTCTCAGTAAGAAATGTACAATTCGTGCCAATATTGTAGTAGCAGTGATTCTGGCGAAATCAGACATTGTTATTGGCATAAGCGCCGGAGAAATTTCTGTGTGGAGTACTGCACTTGTGCCGACTAAGACTGCTACCAAACTCACCAGCCTTCCAATCGATGAGGACTTGACACCTGTCAGTTTCTTTTTACTACCAGAATTCAATAGGGGCAATAAGAACCTATTCCATATTATTGCAATTTACGATGTAAACAATGTCAAATGCTGGAAATTTGATCTTTCCTCAAAAGAATTATCCAAGATCACCATTGCAAACATTCCCTTTAGCAGCCCTAACAACTCTGAAATACATCTGATTCAACAAATCGATCCGGTTGGTCATAGCAATCGTTTTACCCGAACCCCCAAAGATATTTTGTCGATTGTGGACAAAGATGGATATGTaaatatttttggaatcaagtttgaagaaggacGTTACCATTGGATCCGAaagttttttttccacAGTAATACACCAAATATGACTTATATCAAAGGATCATCTCTCCACAAAGTTGCTATTGTCAACTCTTCGAAGAAAGTTCTCTCTATTTGGGATTGCAAGAGGAAGTTTCTAGAATACCAAGAGACTTTCAGTGAGGATCTTGAGatcaaagatattgattGGACCTGTACAGACTATAGCCAAAGTATACTGGCGATCGGTTTCAATAAACATGTGCTTCTGTTCACACAGCTAAGATATGACTACACAAATGAGACTCCATCGTATAAGCCTATAAAAAACATAGATTTGTCATCTATGACAACTCATGACATTGGTGACTCTGTCTGGCTGGAAGATGGTACAATAGCAATAGGATGCAGCAATCAATTTTATGTCTGTGATAAAAGCCTGGATATGAATGACGCTGTTACTCAAGACCTCATTGGTTCTTATAATGATGCCCATGTGGAAGATATATTTGAACTTTGTGCTTTTGTCAACGGACCATTGCCTCTGTATCATCCACAATTTGTTATTCAGAGTTTTTTTTGGGGAAAGTACACCTTTGTAGAAAAGTTACTAGTACAGATGTACAACAAGCTACGAGAACTTGATCTAAATCCAGAGTTAGATGCTTCAATTGAGTTGAGCAGAAACTTTGGGTCCGAAAAGATCAGTGATTACGTTAGAGACCAAGAGAATTTTTCTACAGATAATACTCCTCAAGTCTCCAGAACTCCAAGTGCGGTTTTTGACCAAAATGATTTGGGAGAAGCTACTAGATTGAAGCCTGATGTCAGTAAGGTTCTACTAAGCAAATTGGTGAAGTATAGGCTTCCATTTCTTACGGGACATCAACAGATTACTTTAGCCAGCACAATTGAGATCCTTACGgatattcttgaaaagtatCAGGACGTTTTAGATCCCAATGGATTGAGGTTTTTTCTAGGGTACAAGTTGTTTTTGCTGAACAGCACAAAGGTTAACCAAGTTTACGATAGTATTACTATGCGAGACGTCAACTTTGCTTTACATAGTGACAACAAAGACGTTTTGCTTAACATGATCCTTGATCAACAAACGAATAGCAAGAATAAATTAACTTGGAAGCTTgcaagaaagattcaaactTTC TACAGCATTGACAATGACGGTAAAAGGGATCCGTCGACTTGCTCGATATTCTATCTAGCcttgagaaagaagcaaaTCTTGATCGGACTATGGAAGAACAGTATTGGTCATCCAGAACAGAGTAAAATGTTGAGATTTTTGTCTCAGAATTTTAAGGAGCAAAGGTGGAAATCAGCTGCATTAAAAAATGCTTTTGTTTTAATGAGCAAACATCGTTATCTAGATGCAGCtatctttttcttattGGGGGATTCCCTGAAAGATTGTGTGAATGTCCTTGTcaagaaacttgaagaCGTTCCTTTGGCCATAGCGGTCGCTCGAGTTTACGAAGGTAATGACCATGGTCCGGTACTGAAAGAATTGTTGACTAATACTATCCTAGTCAGCAGTGCTGTCAAAGGAGACAGATGGACCACAAGCTGGGTATTTTGGAAACTCTCAGATCGAAACAGATCTATTCAAGCTTTGATTAAGAACTGTAGTGAACTGATAGAGGATGATCAAATTCTCAGTgagatttcaaagagtcaaCGCAGTGTAACAATCAAGGATACGATTATAGAAAGGGTCATGGATGATCCTGTCATGATGATCGTATATGATGGACTACGAAAGAAGCACATTGACTACTTCAAGGGGCTCACCAATATCAATCCTAGATTGGAGTTTGAGTTTATTCTACGAGTAGTTGCCATTTACGAACGTATGGGATGCGATCTGATATCTTTGTATATCGTGAAGAACTTCAACTTCATGAAAAGGACAGAGATCATAACGCACATCATTGAGAAGGACCAGAAGGTAATCAAGAACGGAAATACCACACATGTTGACAACGGACATGCTCAATTGGAACAAGCTACAAAGAACGGAAATGTTGAAGTTTCGCCcaagattgaagaaaacaattcTGCCATTAGTTCGACCTCTAGTGACCATACGAGACGTAAATCTGTCGGgttttccaagaaattgCAACCGCCTCCTACTGAATTCCAAGAACCCGATATGagttctttcaattttggattttAG
- a CDS encoding Methionyl-tRNA synthetase, forms a complex with glutamyl-tRNA synthetase (Gus1p) and Arc1p, with protein sequence MTEQVYGSLGSGLLDLSDNLKLSIATSLFSKACVLQDKDVTETVLLKTKSGFELFEPNAIVRYLASSRIGLDAFKRSNLSHFEEVVLYNVLKSGKSLTEPLLELPPINTSSPEQVILFSSLYPIKDSLPKSANTWISEFASKVEKAVAHAISITKLERAKEENTGASHVEAEFVKPQDASIKPKPNERNILITSALPYVNNVPHLGNIVGSVLSADIYARFCKARNYNTLFICGTDEYGTATETKALEENVTPRELCTKYHKIHSDVYKWFQIGFDYFGRTTTELQTEIAQDIFMKLYNNGYLEEQSMRQLYCPVHNGFLADRYVEGECPKCHYEDARGDQCDKCGTLLDPFELINPRCKLDNASPEPKNSDHIFLSLDKLEPPLREWVAKASEEGKWSKNSRTITDSWIKEGLLPRCITRDLVWGTPVPLDGFEKKVLYVWFDATIGYISITANYTKHWKEWWKNPDHVDLYQFMGKDNVPFHTVVFPASEIGTGDKWTMLHHLSTTEYLQYEGGKFSKSRGIGVFGNNAQDSGIPPSVWRYYLASIRPESSDSQFSWGEFVSKNNNELLANLGNFVNRLTKFVNAKYNGVVPDYDVSNCENYEVLVRDVNAILKQYLIDLEGVHLRKGLEVAMQLSARGNQFLQDNKLDNSLYNDKPAKSDAVVAIGLNLIYLVGSVIYPYMPETTTQINQILNTASLRIPDEFGLFIKAGHCINKAQYLFKRIDEKKVDEWRALYGGKQVK encoded by the coding sequence ATGACAGAGCAAGTTTATGGGTCCCTTGGATCAGGGTTGTTAGACCTTTCGGATAACCTGAAGTTATCGATTGCCACTAGccttttttcaaaagcttgCGTTTTGCAAGATAAAGATGTAACTGAAACAGTGTTACTCAAGACTAAGAGTGGGTTCGAGTTGTTTGAACCAAATGCCATAGTTCGATATCTGGCCTCATCAAGAATTGGATTGGATGCTTTCAAGCGCTCTAATTTGTcccattttgaagaagttgtACTTTATAACGTTTTGAAATCTGGTAAATCTTTGACAGAACCGCTTTTGGAGTTACCCCCAATTAATACATCATCCCCAGAACAAGTCATCTTATTTTCCTCTCTTTACCCAATTAAAGATTCATTGCCAAAATCTGCTAATACATGGATCTCCGAATTtgcttccaaagttgagaaaGCTGTTGCTCATGCTATCTCCATAACAAAGCTTGAGCGTgcaaaggaagaaaataCCGGAGCTTCTCATGTTGAAGCAGAATTTGTGAAACCACAAGATGCAAGTATTAAGCCAAAGCCAAATGAAAGGAATATCTTAATCACATCAGCTCTGCCATATGTCAACAACGTTCCTCACTTGGGCAATATTGTTGGATCTGTTTTAAGTGCTGATATCTATGCCCGCTTTTGTAAAGCTAGAAATTACAACACATTGTTCATTTGTGGTACAGACGAATATGGTACTGCTACGGAGACAAAAGCACTAGAAGAGAACGTTACTCCAAGAGAGCTCTGCACGAAGTATCACAAGATCCATTCTGATGTATACAAATGGTTCCAAATTGGTTTTGATTATTTTGGTAGGACTACTACAGAGTTGCAAACTGAGATTGCTCAAGATATCTTTATGAAGCTTTACAATAATGGGTATTTGGAGGAACAATCTATGAGACAGTTATATTGTCCGGTTCACAATGGATTCTTAGCTGACCGATATGTCGAGGGGGAATGTCCAAAATGTCATTATGAAGATGCCAGAGGAGACCAATGTGATAAGTGTGGTACTCTTTTGGATCCTTTCGAATTGATCAACCCTCGCTGTAAACTTGACAATGCTTCTCCGGAACCCAAGAATTCTGACCATATATTCTTATCACTAGATAAGTTGGAACCTCCTCTTCGTGAATGGGTTGCTAAAGCTAGTGAAGAGGGAAAATGGTCGAAAAACTCGAGAACAATCACTGACTCGTGGATCAAAGAGGGACTGTTGCCTCGTTGCATCACCAGAGATCTGGTCTGGGGTACACCAGTTCCTCTAGATGGTtttgagaagaaagttctaTACGTTTGGTTTGACGCTACAATTGGTTATATTTCTATCACTGCCAACTACACCAAACACTGGAAAGAATGGTGGAAAAATCCAGACCACGTTGATCTTTACCAGTTCATGGGTAAGGACAATGTTCCTTTTCATACTGTCGTTTTCCCAGCCTCTGAAATTGGTACTGGAGACAAATGGACCATGTTACATCATCTAAGCACTACCGAGTACTTACAGTATGAAGGCGGAAAGTTTTCGAAGTCCAGAGGTATTGGAGTGTTCGGTAACAATGCTCAGGATTCAGGTATCCCTCCTTCTGTATGGAGATATTATCTGGCTAGTATTAGACCAGAGAGCTCTGATTCTCAATTTTCATGGGGAGAGTTTGTCTCCAAGAACAACAATGAACTGCTTGCCAATCTAGGTAACTTTGTAAACAGATTGACCAAATTTGTTAATGCAAAATATAATGGTGTTGTCCCTGACTATGACGTTTCCAATTGTGAGAACTATGAAGTTCTGGTGAGGGATGTTAACgcaattttgaaacaatACTTGATTGACTTGGAAGGTGTTCATTTAAGGAAGGGACTTGAAGTCGCCATGCAACTTTCCGCCAGAGGAAACCAATTCTTGCAAGACAACAAACTGGACAACTCTTTGTACAATGACAAGCCTGCCAAATCAGATGCCGTTGTTGCAATTGGATTAAATT